The genomic DNA GAAATGATAGATATATTTGCATTTCCAGAATTAAAAAGCAAATATAATATAATGGGAGTTCCAGCTTTAATTATAAATGATAAAGATATCTCTTTTGGAAAGCAATCTATTGAAGAGATTATTGAGAAAATAACAAAATAAAAGTAAAGAGATTGGGTAATGATTTTTTAGTTTACCCAATTTTTTATTTTTCAAAATTAAAGAGTGTAAATAAAAAGATATGTTTAATATTATAGATAAAAAGGGTATAATATAAGAAATAAAAAATATAAAGATATAGGAAGAGAAAGAATGAAAGATATTATTGAAAATTGTATGGGTGCTTCTGAGGCAGCTTGTAAAAGCAGTTGTCCAATGAACACAGATGCTAAAACTTATGTGAGATTGATTGGAGAAGATAAGGGAAAAGAAGCGATAAAAGTTATTAGAGAAACTCTTTTTCTACCTGGAGTATTAGGAAGAATTTGTGCTCATCCTTGTGAGCAAAATTGTAGAAGAGGAAAAGAGGACTCACCAATAGCAATAGCTACATTAAAAAGATATGCAGCAGATAATTTTGATAATGAAGAAGATTGGGATATAAGTGTAAAAAGTAAGAATGGTAAAAAGATAGCTATAATCGGTATGGGGCCAGCAGGTGCTCAAGGTGCAATAGATTTAGCTAAAGAAGGATATGAAGTTACAATATTTGATAGATCATCTGAGTTTGGTGGAATGATGAGAGTTAGAATTCCAGAGCATAAGCTTCCAAGAGAGGTAATAGATAGAGAATACTCTTTGCTAGAAAAATTAGGAATTAATATTCAATTTTCAACAGAGATTGGGAAAGATATTTCTTTTGAGAAGTTAGAAAAAAATTATGATGCAATTTTAATTGCCACAGGAAAAAATGCAAAGAGTTCATTTGTTTTTGATGAGTTAACTTTACAATTAATAAATAATAAAAAAGTTTTTGTAGCTGGAAATTGTGCAAGTGCACGTATTGTTGTAGAAGCTATGTCAGAGGGAAGAAGAGCAGCTAAATCAATAGATAGATTTTTAAATGGAAAAGATTTAAAAGAGGGAAGATCTTTAGAAGCTGAGGGTGGTTATCAAACAAAGTTATATCTACCAACAGAGTATTTACCTGAAGGTTGGAATTCTTTTGGAAAAAATGAAAGAGTTATTCCTAAAATAGTGAATGGTGAAAATCTAGGATTTACAAAAGAGGAAGCTATAAAAGAGGCAAATAGATGTTTAAAATGCGAGTGTAAACTTTGTATGAAAGAGTGTAGTATGCTAAATGACTATACGGATTGTCCAAAAACTCTTTTTACAGAATATGCAGAAAAAGGTTATGAAAATGTAGATCCAAAGATATCTTACTCTTGTAATATGTGCAATCAATGCACTTTAAAATGTCCAAAAAGTCTTGATTTAAAATCAAACTTTAGTGATTTAAGAAGTAAATATATAAAAGATAATGGTGGAAAATCTCCAATGAAAGGGCATAAAGCGATTGAAGCACACCAGTATTTAGGATATTCAAAACTATTTAATACAACAAATACTGCTCCTAATGGAAAGAAAACAAAATATGTATTCTTCCCAGGATGTTCTCTACCATCATACAACTCAGTTGCTGTTGGAAATATTATGGATCACTTACAAAATAAGTTAGGCGGAGAAGTTGGTTCTCTATTGAAATGTTGTGGAAAACCACCTAAAGCTTTAGGGCAAGATGAACTTTTTAAAGAAAGATTCCAAACAGTTCAAGAGGAGCTAGACAAGGTTGGAGCAGAAACTATTATTGTTGCTTGTCAATCGTGTTATGGAATATTTGGTACATATGGAAAGCAAAATGTGATATCCTTATGGGAACTATTGCCAGAGATTGGATTACCAGAATCTCAACTTGGTATAGGAAAAGGCTCTGATGTAAAGTTTAATATACATGATTCATGCCCAACTAGAAATGTAACAAAAATTCATGATGGGATTAGATGGATTATGGAAAAGTTGGGGTATGAAGTAGAGGAGTTGGAAAATTCTAGAGAGAAAACTAGATGTTGTGGATTTGGTGGAATGATAGTTCCAGCTGTTCCAGAGGTGGCTAAAAAAGTTATGAATAGAAGAGCTAAAGAAACAACAACAGGTCATATGGTGACATATTGTGCCGCATGTAGAGAATCTATGGAAAATGGTGGAGCAGATGCTCTTCACATAGTTGATTTAATATTTGGAGATAAATATAAAAAATCAAAAGCTAAGAAAAGAAATATGGGCCCAGTAAAACAATGGCTAACAAGATATAAATCAAAACTGGAACTTAACAAACGGGAGAGTTAAATGAATCAGAAAAAAAATTCAGTAAAATTAATTATTACAGTATGTGTTTTAATTGTTGTTGTAATAGGAATAGTAAAATCTGGAGCTTTAGAATATTTAAAAGATAGACAAAAGTTAGAAATATTAATTAAAAGTTTGGGTGTATGGGGACCAATAGTATACATAGGACTATATGCTATTGTAACAACAACTTGTATATCTGTTTTACCACTGACTTTAGCAGGAGGATTAATATTTGGAGCTGTGATGGGAATTGTTTACACAGCTATAGGTGCAGGCTTAGGATTGTCTTTATCATTTTTAATAGCAAGATATATTGCTAGAAAACCTATTGAAGAAAAATTTGGAAATACAGAGGTTTTTAAAAAAATAAATGAAGGTGTAAAAAATGATGGTTGGTTTATTCTTGCAACAACAAGATTATTACCAATATTTCCTTTTGGAATTCAAAATTATGTTTATGGATTAACGCCAATAAGTTTTATTCAATACTCTTTATTATCAACAATTTTTATTTTACCAGGAACATCGGTATTTGTACTTCTAGCAGGAGCGGTTGCTTCAGGGGATATGAAAACAGCTGTTAAGATGTCAATATTGGCATCACTTATATTCTTTGGTCTAACTATAATAACAAAAATAATAGCAAAAAAATCAAAGAAAAACTCGTAACACTATAATAAATAGGTTATAATAAAAAAAGGGGAGAAAGATATCTCCCCTTATTTATTAAACAGTAGGAGGATTAAAAATGGGAAAAAAAATTAAATTATTTACACTTTCATTGTTAGTTTTGGGAATGCTAACAAGTTGTAATAAAGAAAAAAATAAAGATGTTAATATCTATATGTGGGGTGGTTCTAAAGAGATTAATACTTTTATGGATGATGTAGTCGTTCCTAAAGTGTTGGAAAATGAAAATATAAATTTAAAAAGAGTTCCTATTGTGGATATAAAAGATGTTGTAAATAAATTAATAATTGAGAAACAAGCTGGGAAAAAAAATGGAGTTATAGATGTTTTATGGGTAAATGGTGAAAACTTTAAAGCTTTAAAAGATGCTGGAGTTTTAACAGAAAATACTTTAGGAAGCATTAAAAATAAAGACTTATTAAAAGAGAGTACAACAGTTAAAGATTTTGGAGAGGATATTAATGGATTAGAGGTTCCATTTGGAGAAGCTCAGTTCAATTTTATATACAATACTAAAAATGGAAAGGTACCATTTACTGGTTGGGAGACTTTAACAGAGTATGTAAAAAAGAATCCAGGTAGATTTACTTATCCAAATGCAACTAATTTTACAGGAAGTGCTTTTGTAAGAAATATAACAATTGATATGTTAGGTTATGATAATATTCAAAATATGACTCCAGAAGAGTTTAAAGAAAATTTAAATATAGTTTGGAACTATTTAAATGAGATTGAACCTTATTTATGGAGAAAAGGTGAAACTTATCCTGAGTCAGAAGGGAAATTAGATCTTCTATATTCAGCTGGAGAAGTGGATGTGACTATGGGATACACTATAAATAAAGTAAATTCAAAAATAGAATCAGGAGATTATCCTGAAACATCAAAGAGCTTTTTATTAAATAAAGGAACTTTATTTAATAATCACTATTTAGCTATACCTGCAAATGCTCAAAATAAAGATGGAGCTATAGCTGTAATAAATGAATTAGTATCTCCAGAGTTACAACTATTGAAACAGGAACCTAAAAATTGGGGAGATTTTAATATCTTAGATATGAAAAAACTACCTCCTGAAACTGTAAAAAAATTCTTTGATTTAAATAAAAGTGGGAAAATTCCATCTTCAGAGGAGCTACAAGAAAAAAGAGTGATGGAACTAACACCTGATAAACTTACAATTATAGAAGAGGGATGGCTAGAGAACGTTGGAAAGAATTAAAAAATTTATCTATATAATGCCTTTTTTATTATATATGACATTTTTCTTTCTGTATGGTCTGTACTATGTTTTTATGACCTCTTTAGGTTACAATAGAATTCTAACAAAATCATATTTTACTCTAGATTATTATAGAGACGTTCTTTCTTCAAAAGAGTTTTATGAAAGTTTAATATACACTATAAAAATAAATAGTATTGCTGCTCTTTTAGCTTTTATATTGACAGTTATTGTTATATTTCTAGTTTTTCTAAGTAGGAGAAAAGGATATTTTTATACAAAATTTTTTCAAAAAGTTATTGAAGCACCAGTATTTGTTCCATATTTAGTAAGTGCATATGGAATACTACTTCTACTTATGAGAAGAGGAGTAATAAGTAATTTTTTATTAAAAATAGGGATAATATCTTCTATGGATGAGTTTCCAATATTGACAAATGATCAATATGGAATTGGAATAATACTGACTTATGTTTGGAAGGCTTTACCATTTATGACTATGATGAGTCTTCCTGTAGTTTTTAGAATCGATAAAAAGTGGGATTCTTTGGGAAAAATATATAATTTAAGTAATGTTGCTTTTTTTAAAAAAATAGTTTTTCCACTGGTTTTTCCAACTTTAAGTATTAGCTTTTTTATAGTTTTAACATATCTTTTTGCAGCCTTTGAAACACCATATATTTTAGGGGTTACTCATCCTAGGGTACTTTCTGTACTAGTGTTTGATACATATACAAAAGGCAATTTAGATTTGAGAGGAAAAATAATGGTTATGAACATTTTAATCTCAAGTATAAGTTTATTATTTGGTGGAATAATGTGTTTAGCTTTGAAATTTTTTACGAAATTCCAGGAAAGGGAGTGGTAAAATGAAAAAATTATTTTTATGGATTATATATTTTTTATTATCCTTAATATTTTTATTGCCTTTTATTGGAATATTTTTAAATAGTATGAATTTTAAGATGTGGGAATATGTGTTAAAATCAGGGAAAACTTATGATAGCTTAATGACTACACTTTTAGTTGTTATTATAACAATGTTTATAAATTTTATAATTGGAACTCCCATAGCTTCTTTTATGGCTAGGGAAAATTTTAGAGGAAAGATGTTTATAGAGTTTTTAATCATCCTTCCACTAATTATTCCAACAATGGTTAGTACAATGGGAATTCAATTTGCATTTATAAAATTGAATTTAATAGAAACAGCATTGGGAGTTGCCATTGTTCACAGCGTGACAACAATGCCTTATTATATTCAAAGTATGAGAGCAGGATATGTGACATTAAATAAAGATTATATAAACTTAGGAAAAGTTTTAGGAGCCAATGCCATAGAGCGTTTTTTAAAAATAACTTTGCCTATAATTTATCCATCATTTTTAGTTGGAATGTCTTTAGTTATTATCGTTTCATTAGCTCAATATCTAGTAACTTTTATAATTGGAGGAGGTCAAATTATGACACTTCCAATTTTAATGATGCCGTATTTAGTTGATGGAGGCATTACTAATGGAACGGTTTATAGTATTATATACGTTGCTTTCACATACTTTTTAGTTTTTTTAGTAGACCGAATAGTAAAAAATATTTATAGAAAGAGAGAGTACTAAATGATAGAAATAAAGGGAGTGTCTAAATCCTTCTCTGGATTCTCACTAAAAAATATAGATATCTCTATAGAAGATGGTGAATTTATTGGAATATTAGGACAATCTGGATCAGGGAAATCTACTCTTTTAAATTTGGTGGCGGGCTTAGATAAAGATTTTAGTGGTGAAATATTGATAAATGGAAAAAGTCCAAGCAGAATGATAAAAGATGGAGAGGTAGCTATGGTTTTTCAAAAAGATTTACTTCTCCCACATCTAAGTGTTTGGGAAAATATAGCTTTTGGATTAAAAATTAAAAAGGTCTCAAAAGATGAGATTGAAAAAAGAGTTAAAGATGCTATATTAGAAATGGATTTAGTGGGAAAAGAAAAAAGATTTCCCAGTGAGTTAAGTGGTGGAGAAAAACAAAGGGTTTCTATAGCTAGAGCCATAGTGACAAGACCTAAACTTTTATTGATGGATGAACCTTTTTCAGCTTTAGATTTTAATTTAAGAGATAGAATGCAAAAGATGGTTAAAAAACTTCATAAAAAATTAAAAGTTACAATTATATTTGTAACTCATGATAGAGAGGAAGCCTTTTATTTGTCTAATAAAATTGGAATTATGTTTAGAGGAGAACTTTTAGACTATGGAACTCCAAAAAATTTATATAATAATCCTAAAAATGTTTACACAGCAAAGTTATTAGCTGTGGAAAATATCTTTTCAAAAGAGATATTTGAAAAGGTTTTTAAGTGTGAAGTAGAGTCTTGTAAGTTTGTTGCTCTTAGAGGGAAGAGTATTAGAGTTATAGAAAATTCAAATTTAAAGGGAATAGTTCATGAAATAAACTTTAAAATGGGGGGATATTCAGTGGTTGTATCCTTGGAGAATGAAAAAATAACTTTAGTGGAAGAGAAAGAGTTTTTATATAAAGTAGGAGATGAAGTATCTCTTATTTACAATGACAATGAGAAAATTTTAATAGGAGAGCAAAAATAGATGTTAGATACACATTGTAGAAAATACATCCAACCGTTGATAGGTGTTGGAGCAGAAATAGCTATGAAATTTGGCTTAAGTGCAAATGCAGTTACAATAATAGCTATGTTGTTGGGAATTTTTAGTGGAGTTTTAGTAGCTTTTGGATTTAATATTCTAGCGGTTTTAGTTTTATGGTTTTCTGGATATTTAGATGCTGTAGATGGAACAATAGCTAGAAAAATAAAATCATCATCACCTTTTGGAACTGTAATGGATATTACTTTTGATAGAATGGTTGAAGGTGCAGTTATCTTAGGAGTTGCGTATAAATATACAGAGTTTAGTTTTATATCTCTTATCTTAGCAGTAAGTATTATTATATCAATGACAATATTTTTAACGACAGGGCCACTAGCTGAAAATAAAGGAGAAAAGACATTTTATTATCAAGCTGGATTAGCTGAAAGAACTGAAGGGTTTTTAATGTTGAGTTTAATAATACTTTTAAAGGAAAATGCAGGAGTTGTAATAAATATATTTACAGTGATGGTACTGTTTACAGCTTTCCAAAGATTTATAGAAGCTAAAAAAATATTGAAATAGGAATATCGATTTACTTAAGAAAAGTCTAAAAAATAGGCTTTTCTTTTTTTATTTTTAGATAAATTATTTTTAGAGTGAAAAAAGTAAAAGAATATAATAGGATTAAAAAATAAACAAATTATACAAGTATATTAGTATTAATATACTTGAGTGAGCTTTTAATTTAATGGTTTCTTTTAATAAATAATAAAAAATGGATAGAAATAGAGCGAAAAAAACTTTGAAATTAACCCTAA from Cetobacterium somerae ATCC BAA-474 includes the following:
- a CDS encoding heterodisulfide reductase-related iron-sulfur binding cluster, which codes for MKDIIENCMGASEAACKSSCPMNTDAKTYVRLIGEDKGKEAIKVIRETLFLPGVLGRICAHPCEQNCRRGKEDSPIAIATLKRYAADNFDNEEDWDISVKSKNGKKIAIIGMGPAGAQGAIDLAKEGYEVTIFDRSSEFGGMMRVRIPEHKLPREVIDREYSLLEKLGINIQFSTEIGKDISFEKLEKNYDAILIATGKNAKSSFVFDELTLQLINNKKVFVAGNCASARIVVEAMSEGRRAAKSIDRFLNGKDLKEGRSLEAEGGYQTKLYLPTEYLPEGWNSFGKNERVIPKIVNGENLGFTKEEAIKEANRCLKCECKLCMKECSMLNDYTDCPKTLFTEYAEKGYENVDPKISYSCNMCNQCTLKCPKSLDLKSNFSDLRSKYIKDNGGKSPMKGHKAIEAHQYLGYSKLFNTTNTAPNGKKTKYVFFPGCSLPSYNSVAVGNIMDHLQNKLGGEVGSLLKCCGKPPKALGQDELFKERFQTVQEELDKVGAETIIVACQSCYGIFGTYGKQNVISLWELLPEIGLPESQLGIGKGSDVKFNIHDSCPTRNVTKIHDGIRWIMEKLGYEVEELENSREKTRCCGFGGMIVPAVPEVAKKVMNRRAKETTTGHMVTYCAACRESMENGGADALHIVDLIFGDKYKKSKAKKRNMGPVKQWLTRYKSKLELNKRES
- a CDS encoding TVP38/TMEM64 family protein, translated to MNQKKNSVKLIITVCVLIVVVIGIVKSGALEYLKDRQKLEILIKSLGVWGPIVYIGLYAIVTTTCISVLPLTLAGGLIFGAVMGIVYTAIGAGLGLSLSFLIARYIARKPIEEKFGNTEVFKKINEGVKNDGWFILATTRLLPIFPFGIQNYVYGLTPISFIQYSLLSTIFILPGTSVFVLLAGAVASGDMKTAVKMSILASLIFFGLTIITKIIAKKSKKNS
- a CDS encoding ABC transporter substrate-binding protein; translation: MGKKIKLFTLSLLVLGMLTSCNKEKNKDVNIYMWGGSKEINTFMDDVVVPKVLENENINLKRVPIVDIKDVVNKLIIEKQAGKKNGVIDVLWVNGENFKALKDAGVLTENTLGSIKNKDLLKESTTVKDFGEDINGLEVPFGEAQFNFIYNTKNGKVPFTGWETLTEYVKKNPGRFTYPNATNFTGSAFVRNITIDMLGYDNIQNMTPEEFKENLNIVWNYLNEIEPYLWRKGETYPESEGKLDLLYSAGEVDVTMGYTINKVNSKIESGDYPETSKSFLLNKGTLFNNHYLAIPANAQNKDGAIAVINELVSPELQLLKQEPKNWGDFNILDMKKLPPETVKKFFDLNKSGKIPSSEELQEKRVMELTPDKLTIIEEGWLENVGKN
- a CDS encoding sugar ABC transporter permease gives rise to the protein MTSLGYNRILTKSYFTLDYYRDVLSSKEFYESLIYTIKINSIAALLAFILTVIVIFLVFLSRRKGYFYTKFFQKVIEAPVFVPYLVSAYGILLLLMRRGVISNFLLKIGIISSMDEFPILTNDQYGIGIILTYVWKALPFMTMMSLPVVFRIDKKWDSLGKIYNLSNVAFFKKIVFPLVFPTLSISFFIVLTYLFAAFETPYILGVTHPRVLSVLVFDTYTKGNLDLRGKIMVMNILISSISLLFGGIMCLALKFFTKFQEREW
- a CDS encoding ABC transporter permease; this translates as MKKLFLWIIYFLLSLIFLLPFIGIFLNSMNFKMWEYVLKSGKTYDSLMTTLLVVIITMFINFIIGTPIASFMARENFRGKMFIEFLIILPLIIPTMVSTMGIQFAFIKLNLIETALGVAIVHSVTTMPYYIQSMRAGYVTLNKDYINLGKVLGANAIERFLKITLPIIYPSFLVGMSLVIIVSLAQYLVTFIIGGGQIMTLPILMMPYLVDGGITNGTVYSIIYVAFTYFLVFLVDRIVKNIYRKREY
- a CDS encoding ABC transporter ATP-binding protein, which gives rise to MIEIKGVSKSFSGFSLKNIDISIEDGEFIGILGQSGSGKSTLLNLVAGLDKDFSGEILINGKSPSRMIKDGEVAMVFQKDLLLPHLSVWENIAFGLKIKKVSKDEIEKRVKDAILEMDLVGKEKRFPSELSGGEKQRVSIARAIVTRPKLLLMDEPFSALDFNLRDRMQKMVKKLHKKLKVTIIFVTHDREEAFYLSNKIGIMFRGELLDYGTPKNLYNNPKNVYTAKLLAVENIFSKEIFEKVFKCEVESCKFVALRGKSIRVIENSNLKGIVHEINFKMGGYSVVVSLENEKITLVEEKEFLYKVGDEVSLIYNDNEKILIGEQK
- a CDS encoding CDP-alcohol phosphatidyltransferase family protein produces the protein MLDTHCRKYIQPLIGVGAEIAMKFGLSANAVTIIAMLLGIFSGVLVAFGFNILAVLVLWFSGYLDAVDGTIARKIKSSSPFGTVMDITFDRMVEGAVILGVAYKYTEFSFISLILAVSIIISMTIFLTTGPLAENKGEKTFYYQAGLAERTEGFLMLSLIILLKENAGVVINIFTVMVLFTAFQRFIEAKKILK